AGAGGAAGCTGGTGGTACCTTCCTTGTCCAATTTCTTGTATGTTTCCTCAGTTACAATTCGTATAAAGCCATTCCCTCTGGCATCTATCCCTTTTATCATAAATTCCCGAGATATTTTCTCCAACTCCTTAGCCAGGCAGCTCTTGAGTCAATCTTCCAGCTTCAAGGagcacttttgcagaggaagATTGAGCTTCCCGGACAACTGATCCACATTCACCTAAAGGACAAAATGTTTGCCAAAACCGCACTTGAAAAATGTGGAAAACACCTTACCTTCTCGTTATTCACCAAAACATCCATTGCCAGGTGATTCTTTACTTCCTGGTCCATAATTTTCAGACCAAGACAAACACTCTTTCTTCAGGAAACTCGGAAAAACTTGTGAAAAGTCGCGTTATTTGCACTGattattttttaggttagaaaaGATTCCTACAAGCCAATAGGCGTAAAGCGAATAGGCgttctttcttcttcttcttctattttaaatgTCACTGGTTACTGGCTTGTAATTCTGAGCTCCTGTTCATTCTCTGTCCATTTCTGTGCCTTTGGTGGAGCGTAGGAGGATTTCTGGGTATGGGAGTGTGCCCATGTCGCCTCCGGAGAAGGAGTTGAAGAGGATGGCACCTGTGCAGAGGATCGTGAGGTCGAATTCCTACACATTGGAGACTCCAAGTCCGCATCTTGCTGACCTGCTGAAGAAGAGTTCAGCAAGAAGAAACTGAAAAAGCAACAGAGATTTAAGGAATTGGAAGCTGAGCGTGAGACGGAGAAGAACAAATGGTTGGCTTTTACGACAAAAAGCGCCAAGAAATCTGGATCAGCTGGCATTCCAAAGAGCATCTTTGCGTCTCCGGACAATGTCAATGGGAGGGTAGGAATTGGAACCTGTGGGGTAGCGGGCAAGCCCATGACCGAGACCAAGACCTGCGAAAAGTGGCGCAAAGGTATCTAAAAAAACCCACCTTCTTAGATAAGCATCCGgatgttttcttttattgaaCAGAAAATAAAGTTGGAATTTACAGATAAAATCTGAGGCATTCCCGGAATTCCAGTCATCATGCCCTGCCGCGGAGGCGGTGCAAGGGTGTTGGGCGGCGGGATGGCTACCCCCTTTGGTGGGGGCTGTGCAAAGGGATTCTGGACAATTTTTCCGGCCTTGAAAGCTGCTGTTGTGGCATCAATGAGACTCTGTGCTTGCTCCTCCATCCACTGCTGGTAGTAAAACTTTACATTGTTACTGAGGAGTCAATTTGATCCTCTTGAAGCTTGAATTCCCCAATTGGTAGGAGTTTTTCGAGAGGGCATCATGCCGATTCTTCTCAACACTGAAGAGGAAGCTGGTGGTACCTTCATTGTCCAATTTCTTGTATGTTTCCTCAGTTACAATTCGTATAAAGCCATTCCCTCTGGCATCTATCCCTTTTATTCTTCAGCCATTGGAATTAGTAGGGCAATAAGAGAATGAAGAAAGGGATCTTCATATGCTCGATCATCCTTACAACATGCAAGAATAGTCAAGACACGTAAAATGCCAACCCGATCTTTCTGACGAGCAGTGTGCAATGTATAGTACATACCTAATATAGATGCCACTGTACTCTCTTGTATATACGCTTCCACAGCATCTGGAGCTGGACCAGAGTGTTCAATTGTTGTAATAGCACTTTCGCGCTCGTCTGGGGGAAGACGAGCTGTTAAATGTCGTACCTAGTAATACAATAaacattaataatattattaagaattttatatacatatatgaaattaaaaggctcaattattttttacctgATCATCCACTATCAGAGACATGAGAGCTGGTAAGAATTTTGTCACAACCTGGCTATCTAATTTTGGCTCCTTAAATTCCTGGGAATCGATCATGACCCATGCACTAAGTCCTAGGGCAAGGATTCTCAGTAAGAGAATTAAAATGGTATTATCTCTGGCCAAACCCTCATTGTTAATAAGGTGCTGTAGAATTTTGATTGCAGATGTTGCTAAGAAGTTGATGGAATAGGGATCACATAAGGTCATTGATAGATCCCCAAGTACTTGTTCTTGACCTCTCTTAATATTGTCTAAGAAACCTTGTAGCTCCCGTGATCGCttgatatcaacatttttctcaCGTATACATGCATCCAAACACCATGTGAACTTGTGACATGGATCTACGGAAATAATATCTTGAACCTCAAGATCGTGTAGTGCCATCAGTAATTCTGCCCTTAGAGTGCAGTAATGCACGTTTCTGGTATGCAGAAATAATGTACGCAAAAATTGGAGCACCATATCATACAATTTAACATTGTTCCCGATCATATTAGCTAGTTTCTGGACCACTTCTCCCTGGCGTCGTAACTGCATTTTAATGtaaaacaatattattttcttactagtttttttttttaataaactcacCTTAGGAGATGGCGTAAAGAACAGGTTGTTAAGGTTCATATGATCAAACAGGATATGCTCTTTTTCTCGTATATATTGCGATAAAAGTGGTGATACTTCGTCTCCAAAAAGTGATTGATTATCTCTCCAAATTTGCCTTTTTACTTAGCGCACGCACTCTTACGACAGGAAAGCTTTCTTTAAGAAGTTTATCGAAAATTATTTCTCATCCTTCCTTTGCTCcaagtttatttatttcagCAATTAATTTCTCACGGAGCTCCTCCAAAACCGACGTATGAAAATCCAGCCGCCGTACTCCATGAAGGTCAAGTAGAGGTAACATTGGGCGAAGAGATGGTAATAGGATgcctaaaaaatcattttattctatatTACTACAATTTTATTGTCCTGATTTGTATTATGTCATTTAGGATTCAGAAGGATAACAAAACTGCCACAAGTCTTTAATAATACAATATAAGAGTGCGTCACATTTACTCACcattttctaattgaaaattctcaatGGCTTTTAGGGGGTCTGTACAAGAAGGGAGTGCATCACGAAGATAAGCTTGTCCAGGAACTTTCAGTTCTTCCAATCCGGTGCCCACAAACTTCGGTGGATTAGTCATTTCAACTAAAATTCAGACCGGATTCAGATTCTGATCCGGATAAGCCACCATGgctgtggtaaaaaaaaattctccgtCTACATCACCACGCTGATCAACGCTTTCGCCATGAAGAACGGTCCCATCTTGTAGTATCAAACTGTAGTTCTCCAATTTTTGCGACATTTTCTTTTGAGAGAAGAGCTATGAACGCTATAAACTTTacagaaatattgttttttcacTAATGCATAGCCTACTATAATTCACAAACGGGTTATGTTGATTGgaatgacaaattttctctATAACTAGATTCACTAaatgtttttatcaaaatttaagataCACATAAAACAACTCGGTAAATTATGTGGCAAACtgaaagaaatagaaaaattcatcataaaaaaaaactaaagataaTGAGGCTTTGGCGTAGGAACACTTTTTAGAGGTGAATCATAGTCAATATCTATAGTCTCTGACGCGATATTTTCCTGAATTGCCAGCCCAATCCGTGTTTATAGATTGTCATATAATTTGTGTACGTTTTCATGGTGCTGAGAGGATGGCTGGAGTGCCTTGAGAAGTGTTTGGAGACGCGCAGCTGGTAATTTGAGATGGATGTACCACAATAACTTTAGCATGTGTCGCGTAACATTGTCTCTTGTGAGTCTAGCAAagagaaattcatcaaaaagtCCTGTGC
The Phlebotomus papatasi isolate M1 unplaced genomic scaffold, Ppap_2.1 HiC_scaffold_304, whole genome shotgun sequence genome window above contains:
- the LOC129809067 gene encoding negative elongation factor B-like, with the translated sequence MNLNNLFFTPSPKLRRQGEVVQKLANMIGNNVKLYDMVLQFLRTLFLHTRNVHYCTLRAELLMALHDLEVQDIISVDPCHKFTWCLDACIREKNVDIKRSRELQGFLDNIKRGQEQVLGDLSMTLCDPYSINFLATSAIKILQHLINNEGLARDNTILILLLRILALGLSAWVMIDSQEFKEPKLDSQVVTKFLPALMSLIVDDQVRHLTARLPPDERESAITTIEHSGPAPDAVEAYIQESTVASILG